Within the Myxococcus virescens genome, the region AGCGGATACGGAAACGAATAGAAGAAGTCTGGGGCTGGATGAAGACGGTGGGCGGCTTCCGCAAGACGCGTTTCAAAGGCAGGGAGCGGACGGAGATGGCGGCCTACCTGGTGGGCGCCGCGTACAACCTGGTGCGGATGGCGCGGCTGGCTGCCGCATAGGCGCTCTTCGCCCTCCGCCTCCCCCCGATGACAAGGTTGAGAGCGGAGGACACGAGAAGCCCGGTCTCATGCCCACAAACCGGACTTCT harbors:
- a CDS encoding transposase; this translates as RIRKRIEEVWGWMKTVGGFRKTRFKGRERTEMAAYLVGAAYNLVRMARLAAA